From Cryomorphaceae bacterium, a single genomic window includes:
- a CDS encoding DUF4175 family protein: MKQAENNSYRELLDKLDAFTRKYYKNQIIRGVLYSVGLILASYLVLALLEYFGNFTPVIRSIMFYSLLLGSLGLMVHYIAIPLMRLMRLGKLISHEQAARIIGKHFTHVQDKLLNTLQLESQHRSNPSPLLLASIEQKTRELRPVPFTDAINLSENKRYLKYALPPFMVMVVLLIAAPNVLTDSTTRIVRHTEAFEPVAPFQFVIQNESLEAATQEDFLLTLQMQGDAIPENVYIVASDQRSRMKKEGTSRHLHKFRSVQADVPFWFEAGGFRSEVYVLKALAAPVLLHFSVQLEYPKYTGRPAESFRNTGNITVPEGTLISWQFHTKDVDDLRMWMNGQWQSLSRSGSGRFDFAAQANEDQRYAVQATNKLVQRRDSLPFRIQVVPDRYPTIEVEERSDTASQKLKYFNGLIKDDYGFTRLTFNYRFAETKDETRPRDLQRVNLGVAADQTQQQFFHFWNLRELGLKAGESVEYFFEVWDNDGVNGAKSSRSQTLQYRAPTHDELVAERDDSNRQIKEDLEKSMKEARMLQKEAEELSRELLEKKELTWQDQKKLEDLVKKQQNMQKRIDQMKEQQKRSNMRQEEYQQVDEQILEKQRRLEELFDQIMTDEMREMYERLEELMEKLDKDKIQEELDQMKWDNKDVEKELDRALEQFKQLELEMKMEETLDKLEELAKEQEELAQETESGEMDSDDLKEKQDALNEKFEELRKDLEDIKEKNADLENPMDMEDTGPMEESIQQDMQDSSDQLQQDQKDKASESQQNASQQMKQMANAMAAMMAAQQEESAQENMDDLRRLLNNLIQLSFDQEDIMEELASIDKKDPRYTELSQLQRKVKDDAKMVEDSLFALSKRVEQLQSIVNREISAINQNMGKTIEHLAERQTPQARTHQQYVMTAINNLALLLDEALQQMQQQMAQGQPGTGNCQKPGGQGSKPSPSSLQQMQDQLGKKIAEMEKMMGQNKGKTGSGGKDGMSKELAKMAAEQAAIRKAIEQMAQELNKDGSGSGNELNKLAKEMEEIEKDIVNKNIRPETLRRQQDIMIRLLESERAERERELDEKRESKEAKDYSLSNPGEFFEYNQRKQREIELLKTMPPSLKPYYKNKVNEYFIKFGL, encoded by the coding sequence GTGAAGCAAGCAGAAAACAACAGTTACCGCGAGTTACTCGACAAGCTCGACGCGTTTACCCGAAAGTATTACAAGAACCAGATTATCCGCGGTGTGCTATACAGCGTGGGGCTCATTCTGGCGTCCTACCTCGTGCTGGCCCTGCTGGAGTATTTCGGGAACTTCACACCGGTTATCCGGAGCATCATGTTTTACAGCCTCCTGCTCGGCTCACTCGGGCTGATGGTGCACTACATTGCCATTCCGTTGATGCGCCTGATGCGTTTGGGAAAGCTCATCTCGCACGAGCAGGCAGCGCGTATTATTGGTAAGCATTTTACCCATGTGCAAGACAAGCTGCTCAACACCCTTCAGCTTGAGTCGCAGCACCGCAGCAACCCCAGTCCGCTGCTGCTGGCCAGTATCGAGCAAAAAACCAGAGAGCTGCGTCCGGTTCCCTTTACCGATGCCATCAATTTAAGTGAAAACAAGCGCTACCTCAAATACGCGCTTCCGCCGTTTATGGTGATGGTGGTACTTTTGATTGCCGCGCCAAACGTGCTGACAGACTCCACCACGCGTATTGTGCGCCACACCGAGGCCTTTGAGCCAGTTGCTCCTTTTCAGTTTGTGATTCAGAATGAATCGTTGGAGGCCGCCACGCAGGAAGACTTTTTGCTCACATTGCAAATGCAGGGCGATGCCATTCCTGAAAACGTGTACATCGTGGCCAGTGACCAGCGCAGCCGCATGAAGAAAGAAGGTACAAGCCGTCACCTGCACAAATTCCGGTCGGTGCAGGCCGATGTTCCTTTTTGGTTTGAAGCGGGCGGATTTCGCTCGGAAGTGTACGTGCTTAAAGCATTGGCCGCTCCTGTGCTGCTTCACTTTTCGGTGCAGCTTGAGTACCCAAAATACACAGGTCGTCCAGCCGAATCTTTTCGCAACACGGGCAACATTACCGTGCCAGAAGGAACGTTGATATCCTGGCAGTTTCACACCAAAGATGTAGATGACCTCCGGATGTGGATGAACGGGCAATGGCAGTCGTTGAGCCGCTCAGGTTCAGGTCGATTTGACTTTGCCGCACAGGCAAACGAGGATCAACGCTACGCTGTGCAAGCCACCAATAAACTTGTGCAGCGTCGCGACAGCCTGCCCTTTCGCATACAGGTGGTTCCCGACCGTTACCCAACCATTGAGGTTGAAGAGCGCTCGGACACCGCAAGCCAGAAATTGAAGTATTTCAACGGGTTGATCAAGGACGACTACGGCTTTACGCGACTCACCTTCAACTACCGCTTTGCCGAAACCAAGGACGAAACACGGCCCCGCGATTTGCAGCGCGTTAATCTGGGTGTAGCCGCAGACCAAACCCAACAGCAGTTCTTCCACTTCTGGAATTTGCGTGAATTAGGGCTCAAAGCCGGCGAGTCGGTTGAGTATTTTTTTGAAGTGTGGGACAACGATGGCGTAAACGGCGCGAAATCCAGTCGCTCACAAACCCTGCAGTACCGTGCCCCTACCCATGATGAGCTAGTAGCTGAGCGCGACGACAGCAATCGCCAGATTAAAGAAGATCTCGAAAAGAGCATGAAAGAAGCGCGAATGCTGCAAAAGGAAGCGGAAGAGTTGAGTCGGGAACTACTCGAGAAAAAGGAACTCACCTGGCAAGACCAAAAGAAGCTGGAAGATTTGGTGAAGAAGCAACAAAATATGCAGAAGCGCATTGACCAGATGAAAGAGCAGCAAAAGCGGAGCAATATGCGCCAGGAGGAGTACCAACAAGTTGACGAACAAATTCTGGAAAAGCAGCGCCGGCTGGAAGAGCTGTTTGACCAGATTATGACCGACGAAATGCGCGAAATGTACGAGCGCCTTGAGGAGTTGATGGAAAAACTCGACAAGGATAAGATTCAGGAGGAGCTCGACCAGATGAAATGGGACAACAAAGACGTGGAAAAAGAGTTGGATCGCGCGCTGGAGCAATTCAAGCAGCTGGAGCTTGAAATGAAGATGGAAGAAACACTCGATAAGCTGGAAGAACTGGCCAAAGAGCAGGAAGAGCTGGCGCAGGAAACCGAGTCTGGAGAAATGGACAGTGATGACTTAAAGGAGAAGCAGGATGCGCTGAATGAAAAGTTTGAAGAGCTGCGGAAAGACCTGGAAGACATTAAAGAGAAAAACGCCGACCTGGAAAACCCCATGGACATGGAAGATACCGGCCCCATGGAGGAATCCATTCAGCAAGATATGCAGGACAGCTCCGACCAGCTTCAGCAGGATCAGAAAGACAAAGCCTCTGAATCGCAACAAAACGCTTCACAGCAAATGAAGCAAATGGCCAACGCAATGGCGGCAATGATGGCAGCCCAGCAAGAAGAGTCTGCCCAGGAGAATATGGATGACCTTCGACGCTTGCTCAACAACCTGATTCAGCTTAGCTTCGATCAGGAGGACATCATGGAAGAGCTGGCCAGTATAGACAAAAAAGACCCTCGTTACACCGAGTTGTCCCAATTGCAACGAAAGGTGAAAGACGACGCGAAAATGGTTGAAGATAGTTTGTTTGCACTCTCCAAACGCGTAGAGCAATTGCAAAGTATCGTGAACCGCGAAATTTCAGCCATCAATCAAAACATGGGTAAAACCATTGAACATCTCGCCGAGCGCCAGACCCCTCAGGCGCGTACGCACCAACAATACGTAATGACCGCTATCAACAACCTTGCACTACTATTGGACGAAGCGCTGCAGCAAATGCAACAGCAAATGGCCCAGGGTCAGCCCGGCACGGGAAACTGCCAAAAACCCGGCGGACAGGGCAGCAAACCCTCTCCTTCTTCCTTGCAGCAAATGCAGGATCAGCTTGGTAAGAAAATAGCCGAGATGGAAAAAATGATGGGGCAGAACAAAGGCAAAACGGGTAGCGGGGGCAAAGACGGCATGAGCAAGGAGCTCGCCAAAATGGCCGCAGAGCAGGCCGCCATTCGGAAAGCCATTGAGCAGATGGCTCAGGAACTCAACAAAGACGGCTCCGGTTCAGGCAATGAGTTGAACAAACTCGCCAAAGAGATGGAGGAAATCGAGAAAGACATTGTGAACAAGAACATCCGACCTGAGACCCTACGTCGCCAACAGGATATTATGATCCGGCTTCTGGAATCAGAGCGCGCCGAGCGAGAGCGTGAACTGGATGAAAAACGCGAAAGCAAGGAAGCAAAAGATTATTCACTTAGTAACCCTGGCGAGTTTTTCGAGTATAATCAGCGAAAGCAACGCGAGATTGAACTGCTTAAAACCATGCCTCCGTCGCTCAAGCCATACTACAAAAACAAAGTCAACGAATATTTCATTAAATTTGGCCTCTGA
- a CDS encoding T9SS C-terminal target domain-containing protein: MRFLLPLIALLGFSLNAAAQCGTCTPDTSCVLTPAFPTLCPETLPDATAGEFYETDIHFYLPSEFFEPDAGLDVQFLQVQVTGTTGLPFGLSVELNQPNGLYIPSENEHGCARICGTPLSAGNFTININIVATVFVPSFGIELNQPQAFTLDLTVLPGSGGNFSFIFDTNVGCDSAVVQFEGLLNASPNPTSWSWDFGNGETSDQQVPPAQLFPDTGTYEVTLETTFYQFVITEVHVLSVNDNWCGDIEEPTCSGLFGILPDIYVQIRDANSNLIYQSPSTSNTLTGSWTGLTVIANNGPYTIQVWDEDLISADDDLGIFAFDISGPGVINFSEPTGTAGFLVVDISPTEVFTNTETITVFPAPHPVVTQSGNNLVVNEDSTFIAYTWYFNGSVIPGGTESSLFNPAPGVYHVEVQNGFGCSNMSAPFILCPNPALNYNASTGLLSTPGNYSSYQWYYEGNPISGATQSFFTVSEFGWYSLFITTDYGCEVMSDSLLVCPAVSITVGADGATLSVPDMFETYQWVFNGIPVQGANGPVLVTETAGNYWVIVTTDYGCTITSSIAQSTVSVQEHKLSPAQFTLFPNPAREGFNLRTHTELDRDVEITLIDLQGRLVRNYGQLNRHNLNYQYFSLEGIATGTYLVVLTHEEGRASLRIVVF, from the coding sequence ATGCGATTTTTATTACCCCTCATTGCCCTGTTGGGTTTCTCTTTGAATGCTGCTGCCCAGTGTGGTACATGCACGCCTGACACCTCATGTGTGCTCACTCCGGCTTTTCCGACGCTTTGTCCGGAAACACTGCCTGACGCCACAGCGGGCGAGTTTTACGAAACCGATATTCACTTTTACCTGCCCTCAGAGTTTTTTGAGCCCGACGCCGGTCTGGACGTACAGTTTTTGCAGGTGCAGGTTACGGGAACCACTGGCCTTCCTTTTGGCCTGAGCGTGGAGCTGAATCAGCCCAACGGTCTGTACATACCTTCAGAAAATGAGCACGGCTGCGCACGAATTTGCGGTACCCCGTTGAGCGCGGGTAATTTCACCATTAACATCAACATTGTAGCCACGGTGTTTGTGCCCTCTTTTGGTATTGAGCTGAACCAGCCACAAGCCTTTACGCTCGATTTAACTGTGCTTCCGGGCTCAGGCGGAAACTTTTCGTTTATCTTCGATACCAACGTGGGGTGCGACTCTGCAGTGGTGCAGTTTGAAGGCCTGCTCAACGCCTCCCCCAACCCCACTTCATGGAGTTGGGATTTTGGAAACGGTGAAACCAGTGATCAGCAGGTGCCTCCGGCTCAGCTCTTCCCCGACACCGGCACTTACGAAGTAACACTTGAAACCACGTTCTATCAGTTTGTGATTACCGAGGTGCATGTGCTTTCGGTAAACGACAACTGGTGCGGAGATATTGAAGAGCCTACCTGCTCTGGACTTTTTGGCATTTTGCCCGACATTTACGTCCAAATTCGCGATGCAAACTCCAACCTCATTTACCAGTCTCCGTCCACCAGCAATACGCTAACCGGAAGCTGGACGGGCCTCACTGTCATCGCCAACAACGGGCCTTATACCATTCAGGTGTGGGATGAAGACTTAATCTCGGCGGACGACGACCTTGGGATTTTTGCCTTCGATATTTCGGGGCCTGGAGTAATTAATTTCAGCGAGCCTACAGGCACTGCCGGCTTCCTGGTGGTTGACATTTCGCCCACAGAGGTGTTTACCAATACGGAAACCATCACGGTATTCCCTGCTCCGCATCCTGTGGTCACCCAATCAGGTAACAACCTTGTGGTAAATGAAGACAGCACATTTATCGCCTATACGTGGTACTTCAACGGCAGCGTGATACCCGGCGGAACGGAAAGCTCCCTGTTCAACCCCGCGCCGGGGGTGTATCACGTAGAGGTACAGAACGGCTTTGGCTGCAGCAACATGAGTGCTCCGTTTATCCTCTGCCCCAATCCTGCTCTCAATTACAACGCCAGCACCGGCTTGTTGAGCACGCCTGGAAACTACAGCAGTTACCAGTGGTATTATGAGGGCAACCCGATTTCCGGAGCTACACAATCGTTCTTCACCGTTTCAGAATTTGGATGGTACAGCTTGTTCATCACCACAGACTACGGCTGTGAGGTAATGTCGGATTCGCTGTTGGTATGCCCCGCCGTAAGTATTACTGTTGGTGCCGATGGTGCTACGCTATCCGTTCCTGATATGTTTGAAACCTATCAATGGGTTTTCAATGGGATTCCCGTGCAAGGAGCGAACGGCCCCGTGCTCGTTACTGAAACGGCCGGCAATTACTGGGTAATTGTAACCACTGACTACGGTTGTACGATCACCTCCTCTATTGCGCAAAGCACCGTATCGGTTCAGGAGCACAAACTCAGCCCTGCTCAGTTTACTCTCTTTCCGAACCCCGCGCGCGAAGGGTTCAACCTTCGCACGCACACAGAACTGGATCGCGATGTAGAAATTACCCTGATAGACCTTCAGGGGCGACTGGTGCGAAACTACGGTCAACTCAACCGTCACAACCTCAATTATCAGTACTTCAGCCTGGAGGGAATTGCTACGGGCACCTATCTGGTGGTTCTCACCCACGAAGAAGGCCGGGCCTCCCTGCGCATCGTGGTGTTCTGA
- a CDS encoding glutamate--tRNA ligase: MTEKPVRVRFAPSPTGPLHMGGVRTALYNYLFAKKHGGTFLLRIEDTDQTRFVPGAEEYIIESLKWCGIVPDEGQSFGGNDGPYRQSERKNLYRQYADQLIESGHAYYAFDTPEELDAVRERAKRAGVASWQYSNITRSSMKNSLTLSEDEVKARLDAGDSYVIRIKMPRNEEIRVQDIIRGWVVVNSNQLDDKVLYKSDGMPTYHLANIVDDHLMNISHVIRGEEWLPSAPLHVLLYQHLGWEAPEFAHLPLLLKPDGNGKLSKRDGDRLGFPVFPLEWTDPVSGDKSSGYRENGYFPEAFINMLALLGWNPGNNQEFFTLDELVEAFSLERVGKSGSKFDPDKARWFNQHYLRLQSDESLARSLMPHIKDHGIEADLSYVVRVVALLKERAVFVVDMLEGLYLFQRPSKYDEGTLKKKWKEDTPAVLRELKERFAAVESFNAAGAEEVFKALLEQKGLGFGAVMPNLRVLITGQGMGPSLFDVCELLGREEVLARMESGLQKLG; encoded by the coding sequence ATGACTGAAAAGCCGGTTCGAGTGCGATTTGCTCCCAGCCCTACGGGGCCTCTTCACATGGGCGGAGTGCGCACAGCACTGTACAATTACCTTTTTGCCAAAAAGCACGGAGGGACCTTCTTGCTGCGAATTGAAGATACCGATCAAACACGGTTTGTACCGGGGGCTGAAGAGTACATCATCGAAAGCCTGAAATGGTGTGGCATTGTGCCTGATGAGGGGCAATCTTTTGGAGGAAACGACGGTCCCTACCGACAGTCCGAGCGAAAGAACCTGTACCGCCAATACGCCGATCAGTTGATAGAAAGCGGCCACGCCTACTATGCTTTTGATACCCCCGAAGAACTGGATGCTGTGCGCGAGCGCGCCAAACGGGCAGGTGTGGCCTCCTGGCAGTACAGCAACATTACCCGCAGCAGCATGAAAAATTCGCTCACCCTCTCTGAAGATGAGGTGAAAGCAAGGCTCGATGCCGGTGACTCGTATGTGATTCGCATCAAAATGCCCCGCAACGAGGAAATTCGCGTGCAAGATATCATACGGGGATGGGTTGTGGTGAACAGCAACCAGCTGGACGATAAAGTGCTCTACAAAAGCGACGGCATGCCAACCTACCACCTCGCCAACATTGTAGATGACCACTTGATGAACATTTCTCACGTAATTAGGGGTGAAGAATGGCTGCCCTCAGCACCGTTGCATGTATTGCTCTATCAGCACCTTGGCTGGGAGGCACCGGAGTTTGCGCATCTACCCCTGCTGTTGAAGCCCGATGGCAACGGCAAACTCAGCAAGCGCGACGGCGACAGGCTGGGTTTCCCCGTATTTCCGCTTGAGTGGACGGACCCTGTGAGCGGTGATAAATCTTCGGGTTACCGTGAGAACGGATACTTTCCCGAGGCATTTATCAACATGCTCGCCCTGCTGGGGTGGAATCCGGGCAACAACCAGGAGTTTTTTACACTGGATGAACTTGTGGAGGCCTTCAGCCTGGAGCGTGTTGGGAAGTCCGGATCCAAATTCGACCCCGACAAAGCGCGTTGGTTCAATCAGCACTACCTGAGGCTGCAGTCTGACGAAAGCCTTGCCCGGTCATTGATGCCGCATATTAAAGATCATGGCATAGAGGCTGACCTGAGCTACGTAGTTCGCGTGGTGGCCCTCCTGAAGGAGCGCGCGGTGTTTGTAGTGGATATGCTGGAGGGACTCTACTTGTTTCAGCGGCCCTCGAAATACGACGAGGGTACGCTGAAAAAGAAGTGGAAAGAAGATACCCCGGCCGTGCTGCGCGAGCTCAAGGAGCGCTTTGCTGCCGTGGAAAGTTTCAACGCTGCAGGTGCTGAAGAGGTGTTCAAAGCCTTGCTGGAGCAAAAAGGGCTTGGTTTTGGTGCCGTAATGCCCAACCTGCGGGTATTGATTACAGGGCAGGGAATGGGACCTTCGTTGTTTGATGTTTGCGAGCTATTGGGGCGCGAGGAGGTCTTGGCTCGCATGGAGTCTGGATTACAAAAACTGGGCTAA
- the folB gene encoding dihydroneopterin aldolase, whose translation MGIIRVSGITVYAYHGCLEEESLIGSEYRVDVSLHCDFSSAAASDKLDETIDYVRVHEIVREQMAVRSKLLEHVGRRIIEATKAEFNMLKQVTVQVAKINPPINGMAREVSIEITG comes from the coding sequence ATGGGGATTATCAGGGTAAGCGGTATTACGGTGTATGCCTATCATGGCTGCCTGGAGGAAGAGTCGCTGATAGGTAGTGAATACAGGGTAGATGTTTCCTTGCACTGCGACTTTTCATCGGCCGCTGCCAGCGACAAGCTCGACGAAACCATTGACTATGTGCGCGTGCATGAAATTGTGCGCGAACAAATGGCGGTGAGGTCCAAACTTTTGGAACACGTTGGCAGGCGCATCATTGAGGCCACTAAAGCCGAGTTTAACATGTTGAAACAGGTTACGGTACAAGTGGCTAAAATCAACCCACCCATCAACGGAATGGCCCGTGAAGTGAGCATTGAGATCACGGGCTGA